A single genomic interval of Bradyrhizobium sp. sBnM-33 harbors:
- a CDS encoding NAD(P)-dependent oxidoreductase encodes MLHGRTIGIIGLGQIGCRIAKHAKGFDMRVLGVRRDKGKPVECVDSVHASMNYTPCLRSVTMS; translated from the coding sequence ATGTTGCACGGTCGTACGATTGGGATCATCGGCCTTGGACAAATCGGCTGTCGTATTGCTAAGCATGCAAAGGGATTCGACATGCGTGTTCTTGGCGTCCGCCGAGATAAGGGGAAGCCGGTCGAATGCGTGGATTCGGTCCATGCATCGATGAATTACACTCCGTGCTTGCGAAGTGTGACTATGTCGTAG
- a CDS encoding NAD(P)-dependent oxidoreductase: MRGFGPCIDELHSVLAKCDYVVVATPNTVETNQLIGKAEIAAMKPSACQHLARKCDPRETSL, encoded by the coding sequence ATGCGTGGATTCGGTCCATGCATCGATGAATTACACTCCGTGCTTGCGAAGTGTGACTATGTCGTAGTAGCGACTCCCAATACAGTGGAAACCAACCAGTTGATTGGCAAGGCCGAAATTGCGGCTATGAAGCCATCTGCCTGTCAACATCTCGCGCGGAAGTGTGATCCAAGAGAAACCTCTTTATGA
- a CDS encoding ABC transporter permease, with protein sequence MKSGRFQVLQLLPEAAVKAPIVNSKRRHMVGERVRAARSQILLLLPAMAVFVLFLGLPMLTVLNESFRTFEPGRIGSVDGAPLTIENYTELFLPVYLRYFSQTYFLAFCASLIAVLIAFPIAYFIARNASSAMRKAAMTLLIGLMFLSALVRVYALQLTFGSVGILAPIMSALGVNMNGSLYINCVIVVGLLHYSIPMSILILIGAVQQLNPRLIEAAQSLGASALSSHLTVTIPLCIRGLVSAFLVSMTLGISAFIIPWILGRGRVMFISNLIYSRFSEITNYPSGAAISIVMMVLSLLLIFIMSRLLTLLDRT encoded by the coding sequence ATGAAGTCTGGCAGATTCCAAGTCTTGCAGCTTCTTCCGGAAGCGGCGGTGAAGGCGCCAATCGTAAACTCTAAGCGTAGGCATATGGTTGGAGAGCGAGTGAGGGCTGCCAGATCCCAAATACTGCTGTTGCTTCCGGCAATGGCAGTATTCGTTCTCTTCCTCGGACTGCCGATGTTGACGGTTCTCAATGAGAGTTTCCGCACATTCGAACCGGGTCGAATTGGATCCGTGGACGGAGCTCCGCTTACGATCGAAAACTACACGGAGCTCTTTCTGCCGGTCTATCTGCGGTATTTTTCGCAAACGTACTTCCTGGCGTTCTGCGCATCGCTCATCGCCGTCTTAATTGCCTTTCCGATTGCGTATTTCATTGCCAGAAATGCATCCTCGGCAATGCGCAAGGCCGCAATGACCCTACTTATCGGGCTCATGTTTTTGAGCGCGCTCGTTCGGGTCTATGCGCTTCAGCTGACCTTTGGCTCCGTCGGTATACTCGCACCGATCATGTCCGCTCTTGGAGTCAACATGAACGGATCGCTGTACATCAATTGCGTCATTGTCGTTGGATTGCTCCATTATTCCATACCCATGTCGATCCTGATACTGATCGGAGCTGTACAGCAACTTAATCCGCGGTTGATCGAAGCGGCGCAATCGCTTGGCGCTTCGGCGCTCTCTTCTCATCTTACTGTGACGATACCGTTGTGCATTCGCGGACTGGTCTCCGCATTTCTAGTCTCGATGACGCTTGGCATAAGCGCCTTCATAATACCCTGGATCCTCGGACGGGGTCGTGTGATGTTCATTTCAAACCTTATCTACAGCCGGTTCAGCGAGATCACGAACTACCCGAGCGGCGCAGCAATATCGATTGTCATGATGGTCCTGTCCCTGCTGTTGATTTTCATCATGTCTAGGCTCTTGACCCTACTCGACCGGACGTGA
- the tnpA gene encoding IS66-like element accessory protein TnpA, whose protein sequence is MRVEVLGGVERRRRWSHDDKMRIVEETLVPGAKVTEVARRNGVAASVVFTWRRQARTVEQVGPRFAPVQIAAAEAVEETSKLLPEDDRRVRSVAAARVGLIEIDLGNRRRIRVDAHVDADALARILDVLERR, encoded by the coding sequence ATGCGCGTTGAGGTATTGGGCGGGGTCGAGCGGCGGCGGCGCTGGTCGCATGACGACAAGATGCGGATTGTCGAGGAAACGCTGGTGCCGGGCGCGAAGGTGACGGAGGTTGCGCGTCGCAACGGGGTTGCGGCGAGCGTGGTGTTCACCTGGCGTCGGCAGGCTCGGACGGTCGAGCAGGTTGGACCGCGTTTTGCGCCGGTGCAGATCGCCGCCGCGGAAGCGGTTGAGGAAACTTCGAAGCTTTTGCCTGAGGATGACAGGCGGGTGCGATCCGTGGCAGCCGCGCGGGTTGGACTGATCGAGATCGATCTTGGCAATCGGCGACGCATCCGGGTGGATGCGCACGTCGACGCGGATGCGCTGGCGCGGATCCTCGATGTGCTTGAGCGCCGATGA
- the tnpC gene encoding IS66 family transposase (programmed frameshift), which produces MILAQREQLTLAKSEVTVGRLEIERLKLMLAKARREQFGQSSERGRLLVEQLELAIEDLEETQAEQETKAEIAAPEAAKQKRTQNPRPPRRSLPDNLPVERIVEPAPCACGKCGSERLHKLGEVVSKSLECEPRRWKIIEHVREKFSWRDCEAITEAPAPSHPIPRGFAGPSLLAMVLVNKFLLHQPLNRQSKTYAREGIEIDVSTLADRVGACVVALDPIIEAIRTHVMSAERIHADDTTVPVLAKLKTVTGRIWTYVRDDRPFGGKDPPAAAFHYSRSRAGEHPQGHLAGYVGLMQADAFDGYNQLYKVQRKPAPILEAACWSHGRRKFVDLVKQGEAPIASEAVRRIDMLFEIDRSINGKTPEQRLAVRREQSRPLIAELEIWMRQQRALLSTKNDTAKAINYLLNRWEAFTRFLDDGRVCLTNNAAERALRGVAVGRKNWTFAGSDAGGHRAAAVYTLIETCKMNGVDPQAWLADVLARLADHPANKIADLLPWNWKANQQAKAAVAA; this is translated from the exons ATGATCCTGGCGCAGCGCGAGCAGCTGACACTGGCGAAGAGCGAAGTCACCGTCGGCCGGCTGGAAATCGAACGGCTGAAGCTGATGCTGGCCAAGGCACGGCGCGAGCAGTTCGGGCAATCTTCTGAACGCGGCAGGCTGCTGGTCGAGCAGCTCGAGCTTGCCATCGAGGATCTTGAAGAGACCCAGGCCGAGCAGGAAACCAAGGCCGAGATCGCAGCACCGGAAGCCGCCAAGCAGAAGCGCACACAAAATCCGCGGCCGCCCCGGCGTTCCCTGCCAGATAACCTGCCGGTCGAACGGATCGTCGAACCCGCGCCTTGCGCCTGCGGTAAATGTGGCAGTGAGCGGCTGCACAAGCTTGGCGAGGTGGTGTCGAAATCCCTGGAATGCGAGCCGCGGCGCTGGAAGATTATCGAGCACGTCCGCGAGAAGTTCTCCTGGCGGGATTGCGAGGCGATCACGGAAGCGCCGGCGCCCTCACATCCGATCCCGCGCGGTTTTGCCGGGCCGAGCCTGCTGGCGATGGTGCTAGTCAACAAGTTCCTGCTGCATCAGCCGTTGAACCGCCAGAGCAAGACCTATGCCCGCGAAGGGATCGAGATCGATGTCTCGACACTGGCGGATCGGGTTGGCGCCTGCGTGGTGGCGCTCGACCCAATTATTGAGGCGATCCGGACCCATGTCATGAGCGCGGAACGCATCCACGCCGATGACACGACGGTGCCCGTACTCGCGAAACTGAAGACTGTCACCGGCCGGATCTGGACCTATGTTCGCGATGACCGGCCGTTTGGCGGCAAAGACCCACCGGCGGCGGCGTTCCATTACTCGCGCAGTCGTGCCGGGGAGCATCCGCAAGGCCATCTTGCTGGCTATGTGGGCCTCATGCAGGCCGATGCCTTTGATGGATACAACCAGCTCTACAAGGTTCAAAGGAAGCCGGCTCCGATCCTTGAAGCGGCCTGCTGGAGCCACGGCCGGAGGAAGTTTGTCGACCTGGTGAAACAGGGAGAGGCGCCGATCGCCAGCGAGGCCGTGCGTCGTATCGACATGCTCTTCGAGATCGATCGCAGCATTAACGGCAAAACGCCGGAGCAGCGGCTTGCCGTGCGCCGTGAACAATCGCGGCCGCTCATTGCCGAGCTTGAAATCTGGATGCGCCAGCAGCGAGCGTTGCTTTCCACCAAGAACGATACCGCCAAGGCGATCAACTACCTTCTCAACCGCTGGGAAGCGTTCACCCGCTTCCTCGACGATGGCCGCGTCTGTCTTACGAACAACGCCGCCGAACGAGCGTTGCGCGGTGTGGCGGTCGGAAGAAAGAATTGGACC TTTGCCGGTTCAGACGCTGGCGGCCATCGTGCCGCCGCCGTCTATACCCTGATCGAAACCTGCAAGATGAACGGCGTCGATCCGCAAGCCTGGCTCGCTGACGTGCTGGCCAGGCTTGCAGATCACCCCGCCAACAAAATCGCCGACCTGCTTCCCTGGAATTGGAAGGCGAACCAACAGGCCAAGGCCGCCGTTGCCGCCTGA
- a CDS encoding ABC transporter permease yields the protein MRSKRNADVILAVSVTAIIAVTVVFLLFPVIVTAFMAFDAREYIGPLPPTDLSTQWFVKLWNNNYLWSGFKNSMQLAIVVTAVATAMGASAGLAISRMSPRWRDLTTTAFLSPLVLPGVIIGFALLMFLSIVNVLPVFPRLVFGHLIVTIPYTIRMTLVGLAGVSATLVEAALSLGANAREAFFTITLPLAKNGIAAGAIFAFAFSMDDVTISLFLSDYDTYTLPVALVGLIRSHFELTIAAAAVALMGLTVILLLALDRVLGLERVIGQGPYRT from the coding sequence ATGCGTAGCAAACGAAACGCCGATGTCATTCTTGCCGTGAGCGTGACGGCGATCATCGCCGTGACGGTAGTGTTCCTGCTGTTCCCAGTCATCGTCACCGCATTCATGGCGTTCGATGCGCGCGAGTACATCGGTCCATTGCCCCCGACGGATCTATCGACGCAATGGTTCGTAAAGTTGTGGAATAATAACTATCTGTGGTCGGGGTTCAAAAATAGCATGCAGCTGGCGATCGTTGTGACCGCAGTGGCGACCGCAATGGGCGCATCAGCCGGACTGGCGATCAGCCGCATGTCTCCGCGGTGGCGCGATCTTACCACCACGGCATTCTTGTCGCCGCTCGTTCTGCCAGGAGTCATCATTGGCTTTGCGCTACTTATGTTCTTGTCGATCGTTAACGTGCTGCCGGTCTTTCCGAGATTGGTTTTCGGCCACCTGATCGTCACAATACCCTACACGATTAGAATGACATTGGTCGGGCTCGCAGGCGTAAGCGCAACGCTCGTTGAGGCGGCGTTGAGTCTCGGCGCGAACGCGCGTGAGGCATTCTTCACGATAACTCTACCACTCGCCAAGAACGGCATTGCCGCTGGTGCCATTTTTGCTTTCGCATTCTCCATGGATGATGTGACGATTAGCCTTTTCCTGAGCGACTACGACACGTACACTCTGCCCGTCGCCCTCGTCGGTCTGATCAGGTCGCATTTCGAACTCACGATCGCGGCGGCTGCGGTCGCCCTGATGGGCCTTACAGTCATTTTACTGCTCGCGCTGGACCGCGTCCTTGGCCTCGAACGTGTAATCGGCCAAGGGCCCTATAGGACATGA
- a CDS encoding IS5 family transposase, whose amino-acid sequence MRGRFTDQGGLFSYIAPDKRVPANHPLRKVRELVRDVLSDLNRSLGRLYASEGRPSIPPEQLLSALLLQVFYGIRSERQLMEQLDYNLLYRWFVGLSPDDPVWDPTTFTKNRERLQNGDVFTKFMTRLLNHPQVKPLLSDEHFSVDGTLIEAWASQKSFRPKDGSGDDDDGANFHGQKRKNDTHASTSDPDSRLYRKAAGREAKLCYMGHATMENRHGLAVAGRVTHANGTAERRASETMLKARRKAAGRRITAGEDKAYDTADHVANLRAIGVTPHVTQNQAVTKTGNTRNSAIDERTTRHPGYGMSQSRRAMVECIFGWGKQHGTMRKTKHRGIARVAADFLLNLIAYNLIRIPKLLAA is encoded by the coding sequence ATGCGGGGCAGGTTTACGGATCAGGGCGGCCTGTTTTCGTACATTGCGCCGGATAAGCGGGTGCCAGCGAACCATCCGCTGCGGAAGGTCCGGGAACTCGTCCGGGATGTTTTGAGTGATTTGAACCGCAGCCTTGGGAGGCTCTACGCCAGCGAGGGACGTCCTTCGATCCCTCCGGAGCAATTGCTGAGCGCCTTGCTGCTGCAGGTGTTCTACGGCATCCGCTCGGAACGCCAGTTGATGGAGCAACTGGACTACAATCTTTTGTATCGCTGGTTCGTGGGACTGTCGCCGGACGATCCGGTCTGGGACCCGACCACCTTCACCAAGAACCGGGAGCGGCTGCAGAACGGTGATGTGTTCACGAAGTTCATGACCAGGCTTCTGAACCATCCGCAGGTCAAGCCGCTGCTGTCGGACGAGCACTTCTCGGTGGATGGAACGCTGATCGAAGCCTGGGCTTCACAGAAGAGCTTTCGCCCCAAGGACGGCAGCGGCGACGATGATGACGGCGCCAACTTCCACGGCCAGAAGCGCAAGAACGACACCCATGCGAGTACCAGCGACCCGGACAGCAGGCTTTATCGCAAGGCGGCCGGACGGGAGGCCAAGCTTTGCTATATGGGCCACGCCACCATGGAGAACCGGCATGGGCTGGCGGTGGCCGGCAGGGTCACGCATGCCAATGGCACCGCCGAACGCCGGGCTTCGGAGACCATGCTGAAGGCGAGACGCAAAGCCGCAGGCCGCCGCATCACGGCCGGTGAGGACAAGGCGTACGATACCGCCGATCATGTCGCCAATCTTCGCGCCATCGGCGTGACGCCGCATGTGACACAGAACCAGGCCGTCACCAAAACCGGCAACACCCGCAACAGCGCCATCGACGAACGAACCACGCGGCATCCGGGGTACGGCATGTCGCAATCGCGCCGGGCGATGGTCGAGTGCATTTTCGGATGGGGCAAGCAGCATGGCACCATGCGAAAGACCAAGCATCGTGGCATCGCTCGCGTCGCCGCCGACTTCCTGCTCAATCTGATCGCCTATAACCTGATCCGCATTCCAAAACTGCTTGCCGCTTAG
- the tnpB gene encoding IS66 family insertion sequence element accessory protein TnpB (TnpB, as the term is used for proteins encoded by IS66 family insertion elements, is considered an accessory protein, since TnpC, encoded by a neighboring gene, is a DDE family transposase.): MIPIPSGVRVWIATGHTDMRRGMQSLALGVQESLKRDPHAGDLYIFRGRRGDLVKILWHDGLGMSLYAKRLDRGKFIWPSASDGAVSISLAQMAYMLEGIDWRNPQLSWRPQSAG; the protein is encoded by the coding sequence ATGATCCCGATTCCCAGCGGCGTCAGGGTCTGGATCGCGACCGGCCACACGGATATGCGCCGCGGCATGCAAAGCCTGGCGCTGGGTGTTCAGGAGAGCCTGAAGCGCGATCCTCATGCAGGCGATCTCTACATCTTCCGCGGGCGCCGCGGCGATCTGGTCAAGATTCTTTGGCATGACGGGTTGGGCATGTCGCTCTATGCCAAACGCCTAGACCGCGGCAAGTTCATCTGGCCTTCAGCGTCGGACGGTGCGGTATCGATCTCATTGGCGCAGATGGCTTACATGCTCGAGGGCATCGATTGGAGGAACCCGCAACTCAGTTGGCGGCCGCAAAGCGCGGGCTGA
- the tnpC gene encoding IS66 family transposase, which yields MDADRNSGRDDIAALKEALAVERAKALEIAAELAVARAKASEDSALIVHQKLRIAKLERQIYGQQSERSSRLIEQLALALEELEADTTEDELAAERAVAKTTTVRGFTRKPAERQTFPEHLPRDRVVIDPPTACECCGGHRLRKLGEDVTRTLEVVPRQWKVIETVREKFSCRDCEKISQAPAPFHAIARGWAGPSLLAMIMFEKFGQHQPLNRQAERYALEGVPMVHLAGYAGILQADAYDGYNQLYLAGRQPRPIQEAACWVHARRPFFAMADIEENARRKAAGKKEIPLSPIAVEVVRRIDALFEIERSINGRSPEERLQVRQALSRPLVEDLQVYMREQLAKLSRGHDLAKAFNYILKRWASFTLFLEEGRVCLSNNAAERGLRGIALGRKAWLFCGSDRGGRRAAAMYSLIVTAKMNGIDPQAWLTDVLARISAHPVHRLDELLPWNWTSASAIPARAA from the coding sequence ATGGATGCTGATCGCAACTCTGGCCGTGATGATATCGCAGCCCTGAAGGAGGCTCTGGCGGTCGAGCGGGCCAAGGCCTTGGAGATTGCAGCCGAGCTCGCGGTAGCCCGCGCGAAGGCGTCGGAAGACAGCGCGCTGATTGTCCATCAGAAGCTTCGGATAGCCAAGCTCGAGCGCCAAATTTATGGACAGCAGTCGGAGCGTTCGTCGCGGCTGATCGAACAGTTGGCCTTGGCACTCGAGGAGCTGGAGGCCGACACTACCGAGGACGAGCTGGCGGCTGAACGGGCTGTTGCCAAGACGACCACGGTGCGGGGATTTACGCGCAAGCCCGCCGAGCGCCAGACCTTTCCTGAGCATCTGCCACGCGATCGCGTGGTGATCGATCCGCCGACCGCCTGCGAGTGCTGCGGCGGCCATCGCCTGCGCAAGCTCGGCGAGGACGTGACACGGACGCTGGAAGTAGTGCCGCGCCAGTGGAAGGTGATCGAGACGGTGCGGGAGAAGTTCTCCTGCCGCGACTGCGAGAAGATCAGCCAGGCACCGGCGCCGTTCCATGCGATCGCCCGGGGATGGGCCGGACCGAGCCTGTTGGCCATGATCATGTTCGAGAAGTTCGGCCAGCATCAGCCATTGAACCGACAGGCCGAGCGCTACGCTCTGGAGGGCGTGCCGATGGTGCACCTGGCAGGCTATGCCGGCATCCTGCAGGCCGACGCCTATGACGGGTACAACCAGCTTTATCTGGCCGGGCGCCAGCCTAGGCCGATCCAGGAAGCGGCGTGCTGGGTCCATGCGCGGCGCCCGTTCTTTGCCATGGCCGACATTGAAGAGAATGCGCGACGCAAGGCTGCGGGCAAAAAGGAGATTCCGCTCTCTCCCATCGCCGTCGAGGTCGTGCGGCGGATCGATGCGCTGTTCGAGATCGAGCGCTCGATCAATGGCAGGAGCCCCGAGGAACGCCTTCAGGTGCGGCAGGCGTTGAGCCGGCCCCTGGTCGAGGACCTTCAGGTCTATATGCGCGAGCAGCTCGCTAAACTGTCCCGTGGGCACGACCTGGCCAAGGCGTTCAACTACATCCTGAAGCGCTGGGCGAGCTTCACCCTGTTCCTTGAAGAGGGGCGGGTTTGCCTCTCAAACAATGCCGCCGAACGCGGCCTAAGAGGTATCGCACTTGGCCGAAAGGCCTGGTTGTTCTGCGGCTCTGATCGCGGCGGGCGGCGCGCTGCGGCCATGTACAGCCTAATCGTCACGGCAAAAATGAACGGCATCGATCCGCAGGCCTGGCTCACCGACGTCCTTGCCCGCATCTCCGCTCATCCAGTTCATCGGCTGGACGAACTGCTCCCCTGGAATTGGACGTCGGCATCAGCGATACCCGCTCGAGCTGCGTAA
- a CDS encoding PotD/PotF family extracellular solute-binding protein yields the protein MFTSRRRFLKGAASVAAAGTGFSLAGVEETRAAETITAVDWGGGYFDSIKKLAATQTDIQINWQLHAGGAIAILPKIKANWPKPGIDLLTGWDLSWQTIAREGWAEPITREKVPNIADIPQKLLVKDSAGNVINIPRTISALIWWYREDLAPFEITKLEDLLDPRLKGKICWPVPTLSSNLQAVTMALHKGGDERNMEPAWDFLKQLARSGNIGRVANADTDITTSITSGETCITFGGGTGVARLKRDFKIKTKHLSKMPAQSGFKTFVFHEGWCVLKNGRTDAAFKFANFAISPENNEQFNRDISGIPTNVKAKAPEDVQYLAFNNEEMERHVYIPDWAHLSKEVNAWNKRWEQEIQPLL from the coding sequence ATGTTCACGTCACGTCGCCGCTTTTTGAAAGGTGCTGCTTCAGTTGCCGCTGCCGGTACTGGCTTCTCGTTGGCAGGCGTTGAAGAGACCCGTGCCGCTGAGACGATCACTGCGGTTGATTGGGGCGGGGGCTACTTCGACAGCATCAAGAAGCTTGCGGCCACGCAAACGGACATTCAGATTAATTGGCAACTACATGCCGGTGGCGCTATCGCTATTCTCCCAAAGATCAAGGCCAACTGGCCGAAACCTGGCATAGATCTGCTCACCGGATGGGACCTCTCGTGGCAAACGATCGCCCGGGAAGGCTGGGCAGAGCCGATTACGCGCGAGAAGGTTCCGAATATCGCAGACATTCCGCAAAAGCTCCTGGTCAAGGACAGCGCCGGCAACGTCATCAATATTCCCCGTACCATATCAGCGCTCATTTGGTGGTATCGCGAAGATCTTGCCCCGTTTGAGATCACGAAGCTCGAGGATTTGCTGGATCCCCGACTCAAAGGCAAGATTTGTTGGCCGGTACCGACGCTGAGCTCCAATCTCCAGGCAGTCACTATGGCGCTGCATAAAGGCGGCGATGAGCGAAACATGGAGCCGGCCTGGGACTTCTTAAAGCAATTGGCGCGCAGCGGAAATATCGGCCGTGTTGCAAACGCGGATACCGATATCACGACTTCGATAACCTCCGGCGAGACTTGCATAACCTTCGGTGGCGGTACAGGCGTCGCGAGACTGAAACGCGACTTCAAGATCAAGACAAAGCATCTTAGCAAGATGCCCGCTCAGTCAGGGTTCAAGACGTTTGTCTTCCACGAGGGTTGGTGTGTGCTAAAAAACGGGCGCACGGATGCAGCTTTCAAATTCGCGAATTTTGCAATTAGTCCTGAGAACAATGAACAATTTAATCGAGACATAAGTGGAATACCGACGAATGTTAAGGCGAAGGCGCCTGAGGACGTCCAATACTTGGCTTTCAATAACGAGGAGATGGAGCGGCACGTCTACATCCCGGACTGGGCTCATCTCTCCAAAGAGGTTAACGCCTGGAATAAGCGTTGGGAGCAAGAAATCCAGCCTCTACTCTAG
- the tnpB gene encoding IS66 family insertion sequence element accessory protein TnpB (TnpB, as the term is used for proteins encoded by IS66 family insertion elements, is considered an accessory protein, since TnpC, encoded by a neighboring gene, is a DDE family transposase.) yields the protein MIAIPGNVRVWLATGHTDMRRGFPSLARLVQESLKRDPHVGDLYVFRGRRGDLIKIIWHDGQGACLFTKRLERGRFLWPSLADGVVTISVAQLSYLLSGIDWRMPQATWRPQASG from the coding sequence ATGATTGCCATACCGGGCAATGTGCGGGTGTGGCTTGCGACCGGCCATACCGATATGCGCCGCGGATTCCCGAGCCTTGCGCGTCTGGTTCAGGAGAGTTTGAAGCGGGATCCGCACGTTGGCGATCTCTACGTTTTTAGGGGGCGCCGCGGCGACCTGATCAAGATCATTTGGCATGACGGCCAGGGCGCGTGTCTGTTCACGAAGCGGTTGGAGCGCGGCCGCTTTCTGTGGCCCTCGCTGGCGGATGGCGTTGTCACGATCAGCGTTGCGCAACTATCCTATCTGCTGTCCGGAATTGATTGGCGGATGCCGCAGGCAACCTGGCGTCCGCAGGCTTCCGGTTAA
- a CDS encoding ABC transporter ATP-binding protein, with product MSVLNLKEITKKYGELAAVDGISLDIERGKVLSLLGPSGCGKTTTLRIIAGFTSPDTGTVEIGGEDVGHLRPYERNVGLLFQDYALFPHMTVAQNIAYGMRYRGTSGSEIPSRIAQMLSLVQLTGMEARYPHQLSGGQQQRVALARALAIDPQIVLLDEPLSALDAKLRLELRLELKEILRSVGATTIVVTHDQEEALTLGDEVVVMNAGKIAQRGTPTQIYEAPADKFVAEFVGRSNWFHGSKSGQSTDGVISYATDDGCEIRTTVSRQCSEHGVDLCIRPENIELVDGTTPEPALSPKHNVLAGVVLDVAPLGADVHVVVELPGKSRLLAIRKNVGRSSAVLPGQSVRALFSASDVLVFRN from the coding sequence ATGAGTGTACTCAATCTCAAAGAGATCACCAAGAAGTACGGAGAACTCGCCGCAGTCGATGGTATCTCCCTTGATATAGAGAGAGGAAAGGTGCTTTCTCTTTTGGGGCCGAGCGGCTGCGGCAAGACGACGACGTTGCGCATCATTGCGGGCTTTACGTCGCCTGACACGGGAACCGTAGAAATTGGCGGCGAGGACGTCGGCCATCTGAGGCCCTACGAGCGCAATGTTGGGCTCCTGTTCCAGGATTACGCGCTCTTTCCTCACATGACCGTGGCCCAGAATATCGCTTATGGCATGCGATACCGCGGCACTTCGGGATCGGAGATACCCTCTCGCATCGCGCAAATGCTATCGCTCGTGCAACTTACCGGCATGGAAGCCCGATACCCCCATCAGCTGAGCGGCGGACAACAGCAGCGTGTGGCGCTTGCGCGTGCACTAGCGATCGACCCGCAGATCGTTCTCCTTGACGAGCCTTTGTCTGCGCTCGATGCGAAGCTTCGCCTAGAATTGCGGCTTGAACTGAAGGAGATCCTCAGATCAGTCGGCGCCACGACCATCGTCGTCACCCACGATCAGGAGGAAGCCCTGACCCTTGGCGATGAGGTCGTCGTCATGAATGCCGGAAAAATCGCTCAGCGGGGAACGCCGACACAGATTTACGAGGCGCCCGCCGACAAGTTCGTGGCCGAGTTTGTTGGGAGATCGAACTGGTTCCACGGATCGAAAAGCGGCCAATCAACCGATGGTGTCATTTCGTACGCCACCGACGATGGCTGTGAGATCCGCACGACGGTTAGTCGTCAGTGCAGCGAGCACGGCGTCGATTTATGTATACGGCCGGAAAACATCGAGCTCGTGGATGGCACCACACCCGAGCCGGCTCTAAGCCCAAAGCACAACGTCCTGGCGGGTGTCGTGCTCGATGTGGCGCCTCTTGGCGCCGATGTGCATGTGGTTGTCGAACTTCCGGGTAAAAGCCGGTTGCTCGCAATCCGCAAGAATGTCGGGCGCAGTTCGGCGGTCCTACCCGGACAATCCGTCCGCGCTCTTTTTTCCGCGTCGGATGTCCTCGTATTCCGAAATTGA